A genomic stretch from Alosa sapidissima isolate fAloSap1 chromosome 3, fAloSap1.pri, whole genome shotgun sequence includes:
- the ap2a1 gene encoding AP-2 complex subunit alpha-2 isoform X1: MPAVSKGDGMRGLAVFISDIRNCKSKEAEIKRINKELANIRSKFKGDKALDGYSKKKYVCKLLFIFLLGHDIDFGHMEAVNLLSSNKYTEKQIGYLFISVLVNSNSELIRLINNAIKNDLSSRNPTFMCLALHCIANVGSREMAEAFAGEIPRILVAGDTMDSVKQSAALCLLRLYKTCPDLVLMGEWTSRVVHLLNDQHMGVVTAAISLITCLSQKNPDEFKTCVSLAVSRLSRIVSSASTDLQDYTYYFVPAPWLSCKLLRLLQCYPPPEDGAVKGRLVECLETILNKAQEPPKSKKVQHSNAKNAILFEAIALIIHYDSEPNLLVRACNQLGQFLQHRETNLRYLALESMCTLASSEFSHEAVKTHIETVINALKTERDVSVRQRAADLLYAMCDRSNAKQIVAEMLSYLETADYSIREEMVLKVAILAEKYAVDYSWYVDTILNLIRIAGDYVSEEVWYRVIQIVINRDDVQGYAAKTVFEALQAPACHENMVKVGGYILGEFGNLIAGDPRSSPLVQFNLLHSKFHLCSVPTRALLLSAYIKFINLFPETKSTIQEVLRCDSQIRNSDVELQQRAVEYLKLSSIASTDVLATVLEEMPPFPERESSILAKLKKKKGPGAVSVNELEDAKREGGELNGGGERADTSAMAASNASTPSPSADLLGLRPAPAVGSAPPSTGSLLVDVFSEGSAAPSAGVNDDGFLRDLEQPPETSDTLLAEGPGDSDSAPPPAVSEEPAPPLPEAEELLNKFVCKNNGVLFENQLLQIGIKSEYRQNLGRMYLFYGNKTSVQFVSFSTTVSCPGELPTQLNLQTKTVEPLIEGGAQVQQVVNIECLTDFVDAPLLNIKFRYGGALQNLTLKLPVTINKFFQPTEMLSQEFFQRWKQLSQPQQEAQKIFKAGHGIDTEVVKAKLLGLGTALLENVDPNPENFVCAGVIQTKAQQVGCLLRLEPNAQAQPGEQMYRLTLRSSKDTVSKRLCELLSEQF; encoded by the exons GTAAGAGCAAAGAAGCTGAGATCAAGCGTATCAACAAGGAGCTGGCCAACATCCGCTCCAAGTTCAAGGGTGACAAAGCTTTGGATGGCTACAGCAAGAAGAAGTATGTCTGCAAGCTGCTCTTCATCTTTCTGCTGGGCCATGACATTGATTTTGGACACATGGAGGCGGTCAACCTGCTCAGCTCCAACAAGTACACTGAAAAACAGATT ggtTATCTGTTCATCTCTGTTTTGGTGAACAGCAACAGTGAGCTGATCCGGCTGATCAACAACGCCATTAAGAATGACCTGTCCAGCAGGAACCCCACCTTCATGTGTCTGGCCCTGCACTGCATCGCCAATGTGGGCAGCCGTGAGATGGCCGAGGCCTTCGCCGGAGAGATCCCACGCATCTTAGTGGCAGG ggACACCATGGACAGTGTGAAGCAGTCGGCAGCCCTGTGTCTGCTGCGCCTCTACAAGACGTGCCCGGACCTGGTGCTCATGGGTGAATGGACATCCAGAGTTGTACATCTGCTCAATGACCAACACATg GGTGTGGTAACTGCAGCCATCTCCCTCATCACCTGCCTCAGTCAGAAGAATCCAGATGAGTTTAAGACCTGTGTATCCCTGGCTGTATCACGTCTCAGCAGG ATTGTGTCATCAGCTTCCACTGACCTGCAGGACTACACCTATTACTTTGTGCCGGCACCCTGGCTCTCCTGCAAGCTGCTGCGGCTGCTGCAGTGCTACCCCCCGCCAGAGGATGGCGCCGTCAAAGGCCGGCTGGTGGAGTGCCTAGAGACCATTCTGAACAAAGCCCAGGAGCCGCCCAAGTCCAAGAAGGTCCAGCATTCCAACGCCAAAAACGCCATTCTCTTTGAGGCCATTGCTCTCATTATCCACTATGACAG TGAGCCCAATCTGCTGGTGCGCGCCTGTAACCAGCTGGGCCAGTTCCTGCAGCACAGAGAGACCAACCTGCGCTACCTGGCCCTGGAGAGCATGTGCACGCTGGCCAGCTCCGAGTTCTCCCACGAGGCCGTCAAAACACACATCGAGACAGTCATCAACGCACTCAAG acTGAGAGAGATGTGAGTGTGCGCCAGAGGGCTGCTGACCTCCTCTACGCCATGTGTGACCGTAGCAACGCCAAACAGATTGTTGCCGAGATGCTGAGTTACCTGGAGACTGCCGACTATTCAATCCGAGAGGAAATG GTGCTGAAGGTGGCCATTCTGGCTGAGAAGTATGCTGTGGACTACTCCTGGTATGTGGACACCATCCTCAACCTGATCCGCATCGCGGGAGATTACGTCAGTGAGGAGGTCTGGTACCGTGTCATTCAGATCGTCATCAACCGAGATGACGTGCAGGGCTATGCTGCCAAGACTGTGTTTGAG GCCCTCCAGGCCCCAGCCTGCCACGAGAACATGGTGAAGGTCGGAGGTTACATCCTAGGAGAGTTCGGTAACCTCATCGCTGGTGACCCGCGGTCCAG CCCCCTGGTGCAGTTCAACCTGCTGCACTCCAAGTTCCACCTGTGCTCGGTCCCCACGCGGGCACTGCTGCTCTCGGCTTACATCAAGTTCATCAACCTGTTCCCCGAGACCAAAAGCACCATCCAGGAGGTGCTGCGCTGCGACAGCCAGATCCGCAACAGCGACGTGGAACTGCAGCAGCGCGCAGTCGAGTACCTCAAGCTCTCCTCCATCGCCAGCACTGACGTCCTG gccaCTGTTCTGGAGGAGATGCCTCCGTTCCCTGAGAGGGAGTCGTCCATCCTGGCCaagctgaagaagaagaaggggcCGGGGGCTGTGTCTGTGAATGAGCTGGAGGATgccaagagagagggaggagagctgaacggaggaggagagagggcggACACTTCTGCTATGGCTGCGTCCAACGCT TCCACGCCCTCTCCATCTGCTGACCTGCTCGGTCTCCGCCCAGCCCCTGCAGTTGGCTCAGCTCCTCCCAGTACTGGCAGCCTATTGGTCGATGTGTTTTCAGAGGGGTCGGCTGCGCCCAGCGCAGGTGTCAATGACGACGGCTTCCTGAG AGATCTGGAACAACCCCCTGAGACCTCTGACACCCTATTGGCTGAGGGTCCTGGTGACTCCGA ctctgctcctcctcctgctgtctCTGAGGAACCTGCTCCCCCTCTGCCTGAAGCAGAAGAGCTACTCAACAA GTTTGTGTGTAAGAATAACGGAGTCCTGTTTGAGAACCAGCTGCTGCAGATTGGAATCAAGTCTGAGTATCGCCAGAACCTGG GGAGAATGTACTTATTCTACGGCAATAAGACTTCAGTGCAGTTTGTCAGCTTCTCCACTACAGTGTCCTGCCCAGGTGAACTGCCGACTC AGCTGAATTTGCAGACTAAAACAGTGGAGCCTCTGATTGAGGGCGGTGCCCAGGTGCAGCAGGTGGTCAACATCGAGTGTCTGACTGATTTCGTTGATGCGCCGCTTCTCAACATCAAGTTCAG GTATGGTGGAGCCCTGCAGAATCTCACCCTCAAGCTTCCCGTCACCATCAACAAGTTCTTCCAGCCCACTGAGATGTTATCACAGGAGTTCTTTCAGCGCTGGAAACAGCTCAgcca GCCTCAGCAAGAGGCACAGAAGATCTTCAAGGCTGGCCATGGCATTGACACAGAAGTGGTCAAAGCCAAG TTGTTGGGCCTTGGGACGGCCCTGTTGGAGAACGTGGACCCTAACCCAGAGAACTTTGTGTGCGCTGGAGTCATCCAGACCAAGGCCCAGCAGGTGGGCTGCCTACTCAGACTGGAGCCCAATGCCCAAGCTCAG CCTGGGGAGCAG ATGTACCGCTTGACTCTGCGCAGCAGTAAGGACACCGTCTCCAAGCGTCTTTGTGAGCTGCTGTCGGAACAGTTCTAG
- the ap2a1 gene encoding AP-2 complex subunit alpha-2 isoform X3 gives MPAVSKGDGMRGLAVFISDIRNCKSKEAEIKRINKELANIRSKFKGDKALDGYSKKKYVCKLLFIFLLGHDIDFGHMEAVNLLSSNKYTEKQIGYLFISVLVNSNSELIRLINNAIKNDLSSRNPTFMCLALHCIANVGSREMAEAFAGEIPRILVAGDTMDSVKQSAALCLLRLYKTCPDLVLMGEWTSRVVHLLNDQHMGVVTAAISLITCLSQKNPDEFKTCVSLAVSRLSRIVSSASTDLQDYTYYFVPAPWLSCKLLRLLQCYPPPEDGAVKGRLVECLETILNKAQEPPKSKKVQHSNAKNAILFEAIALIIHYDSEPNLLVRACNQLGQFLQHRETNLRYLALESMCTLASSEFSHEAVKTHIETVINALKTERDVSVRQRAADLLYAMCDRSNAKQIVAEMLSYLETADYSIREEMVLKVAILAEKYAVDYSWYVDTILNLIRIAGDYVSEEVWYRVIQIVINRDDVQGYAAKTVFEALQAPACHENMVKVGGYILGEFGNLIAGDPRSSPLVQFNLLHSKFHLCSVPTRALLLSAYIKFINLFPETKSTIQEVLRCDSQIRNSDVELQQRAVEYLKLSSIASTDVLATVLEEMPPFPERESSILAKLKKKKGPGAVSVNELEDAKREGGELNGGGERADTSAMAASNASTPSPSADLLGLRPAPAVGSAPPSTGSLLVDVFSEGSAAPSAGVNDDGFLSSAPPPAVSEEPAPPLPEAEELLNKFVCKNNGVLFENQLLQIGIKSEYRQNLGRMYLFYGNKTSVQFVSFSTTVSCPGELPTQLNLQTKTVEPLIEGGAQVQQVVNIECLTDFVDAPLLNIKFRYGGALQNLTLKLPVTINKFFQPTEMLSQEFFQRWKQLSQPQQEAQKIFKAGHGIDTEVVKAKLLGLGTALLENVDPNPENFVCAGVIQTKAQQVGCLLRLEPNAQAQPGEQMYRLTLRSSKDTVSKRLCELLSEQF, from the exons GTAAGAGCAAAGAAGCTGAGATCAAGCGTATCAACAAGGAGCTGGCCAACATCCGCTCCAAGTTCAAGGGTGACAAAGCTTTGGATGGCTACAGCAAGAAGAAGTATGTCTGCAAGCTGCTCTTCATCTTTCTGCTGGGCCATGACATTGATTTTGGACACATGGAGGCGGTCAACCTGCTCAGCTCCAACAAGTACACTGAAAAACAGATT ggtTATCTGTTCATCTCTGTTTTGGTGAACAGCAACAGTGAGCTGATCCGGCTGATCAACAACGCCATTAAGAATGACCTGTCCAGCAGGAACCCCACCTTCATGTGTCTGGCCCTGCACTGCATCGCCAATGTGGGCAGCCGTGAGATGGCCGAGGCCTTCGCCGGAGAGATCCCACGCATCTTAGTGGCAGG ggACACCATGGACAGTGTGAAGCAGTCGGCAGCCCTGTGTCTGCTGCGCCTCTACAAGACGTGCCCGGACCTGGTGCTCATGGGTGAATGGACATCCAGAGTTGTACATCTGCTCAATGACCAACACATg GGTGTGGTAACTGCAGCCATCTCCCTCATCACCTGCCTCAGTCAGAAGAATCCAGATGAGTTTAAGACCTGTGTATCCCTGGCTGTATCACGTCTCAGCAGG ATTGTGTCATCAGCTTCCACTGACCTGCAGGACTACACCTATTACTTTGTGCCGGCACCCTGGCTCTCCTGCAAGCTGCTGCGGCTGCTGCAGTGCTACCCCCCGCCAGAGGATGGCGCCGTCAAAGGCCGGCTGGTGGAGTGCCTAGAGACCATTCTGAACAAAGCCCAGGAGCCGCCCAAGTCCAAGAAGGTCCAGCATTCCAACGCCAAAAACGCCATTCTCTTTGAGGCCATTGCTCTCATTATCCACTATGACAG TGAGCCCAATCTGCTGGTGCGCGCCTGTAACCAGCTGGGCCAGTTCCTGCAGCACAGAGAGACCAACCTGCGCTACCTGGCCCTGGAGAGCATGTGCACGCTGGCCAGCTCCGAGTTCTCCCACGAGGCCGTCAAAACACACATCGAGACAGTCATCAACGCACTCAAG acTGAGAGAGATGTGAGTGTGCGCCAGAGGGCTGCTGACCTCCTCTACGCCATGTGTGACCGTAGCAACGCCAAACAGATTGTTGCCGAGATGCTGAGTTACCTGGAGACTGCCGACTATTCAATCCGAGAGGAAATG GTGCTGAAGGTGGCCATTCTGGCTGAGAAGTATGCTGTGGACTACTCCTGGTATGTGGACACCATCCTCAACCTGATCCGCATCGCGGGAGATTACGTCAGTGAGGAGGTCTGGTACCGTGTCATTCAGATCGTCATCAACCGAGATGACGTGCAGGGCTATGCTGCCAAGACTGTGTTTGAG GCCCTCCAGGCCCCAGCCTGCCACGAGAACATGGTGAAGGTCGGAGGTTACATCCTAGGAGAGTTCGGTAACCTCATCGCTGGTGACCCGCGGTCCAG CCCCCTGGTGCAGTTCAACCTGCTGCACTCCAAGTTCCACCTGTGCTCGGTCCCCACGCGGGCACTGCTGCTCTCGGCTTACATCAAGTTCATCAACCTGTTCCCCGAGACCAAAAGCACCATCCAGGAGGTGCTGCGCTGCGACAGCCAGATCCGCAACAGCGACGTGGAACTGCAGCAGCGCGCAGTCGAGTACCTCAAGCTCTCCTCCATCGCCAGCACTGACGTCCTG gccaCTGTTCTGGAGGAGATGCCTCCGTTCCCTGAGAGGGAGTCGTCCATCCTGGCCaagctgaagaagaagaaggggcCGGGGGCTGTGTCTGTGAATGAGCTGGAGGATgccaagagagagggaggagagctgaacggaggaggagagagggcggACACTTCTGCTATGGCTGCGTCCAACGCT TCCACGCCCTCTCCATCTGCTGACCTGCTCGGTCTCCGCCCAGCCCCTGCAGTTGGCTCAGCTCCTCCCAGTACTGGCAGCCTATTGGTCGATGTGTTTTCAGAGGGGTCGGCTGCGCCCAGCGCAGGTGTCAATGACGACGGCTTCCTGAG ctctgctcctcctcctgctgtctCTGAGGAACCTGCTCCCCCTCTGCCTGAAGCAGAAGAGCTACTCAACAA GTTTGTGTGTAAGAATAACGGAGTCCTGTTTGAGAACCAGCTGCTGCAGATTGGAATCAAGTCTGAGTATCGCCAGAACCTGG GGAGAATGTACTTATTCTACGGCAATAAGACTTCAGTGCAGTTTGTCAGCTTCTCCACTACAGTGTCCTGCCCAGGTGAACTGCCGACTC AGCTGAATTTGCAGACTAAAACAGTGGAGCCTCTGATTGAGGGCGGTGCCCAGGTGCAGCAGGTGGTCAACATCGAGTGTCTGACTGATTTCGTTGATGCGCCGCTTCTCAACATCAAGTTCAG GTATGGTGGAGCCCTGCAGAATCTCACCCTCAAGCTTCCCGTCACCATCAACAAGTTCTTCCAGCCCACTGAGATGTTATCACAGGAGTTCTTTCAGCGCTGGAAACAGCTCAgcca GCCTCAGCAAGAGGCACAGAAGATCTTCAAGGCTGGCCATGGCATTGACACAGAAGTGGTCAAAGCCAAG TTGTTGGGCCTTGGGACGGCCCTGTTGGAGAACGTGGACCCTAACCCAGAGAACTTTGTGTGCGCTGGAGTCATCCAGACCAAGGCCCAGCAGGTGGGCTGCCTACTCAGACTGGAGCCCAATGCCCAAGCTCAG CCTGGGGAGCAG ATGTACCGCTTGACTCTGCGCAGCAGTAAGGACACCGTCTCCAAGCGTCTTTGTGAGCTGCTGTCGGAACAGTTCTAG
- the ap2a1 gene encoding AP-2 complex subunit alpha-2 isoform X4 has product MPAVSKGDGMRGLAVFISDIRNCKSKEAEIKRINKELANIRSKFKGDKALDGYSKKKYVCKLLFIFLLGHDIDFGHMEAVNLLSSNKYTEKQIGYLFISVLVNSNSELIRLINNAIKNDLSSRNPTFMCLALHCIANVGSREMAEAFAGEIPRILVAGDTMDSVKQSAALCLLRLYKTCPDLVLMGEWTSRVVHLLNDQHMGVVTAAISLITCLSQKNPDEFKTCVSLAVSRLSRIVSSASTDLQDYTYYFVPAPWLSCKLLRLLQCYPPPEDGAVKGRLVECLETILNKAQEPPKSKKVQHSNAKNAILFEAIALIIHYDSEPNLLVRACNQLGQFLQHRETNLRYLALESMCTLASSEFSHEAVKTHIETVINALKTERDVSVRQRAADLLYAMCDRSNAKQIVAEMLSYLETADYSIREEMVLKVAILAEKYAVDYSWYVDTILNLIRIAGDYVSEEVWYRVIQIVINRDDVQGYAAKTVFEALQAPACHENMVKVGGYILGEFGNLIAGDPRSSPLVQFNLLHSKFHLCSVPTRALLLSAYIKFINLFPETKSTIQEVLRCDSQIRNSDVELQQRAVEYLKLSSIASTDVLATVLEEMPPFPERESSILAKLKKKKGPGAVSVNELEDAKREGGELNGGGERADTSAMAASNASTPSPSADLLGLRPAPAVGSAPPSTGSLLVDVFSEGSAAPSAGVNDDGFLSSAPPPAVSEEPAPPLPEAEELLNKFVCKNNGVLFENQLLQIGIKSEYRQNLGRMYLFYGNKTSVQFVSFSTTVSCPGELPTQLNLQTKTVEPLIEGGAQVQQVVNIECLTDFVDAPLLNIKFRYGGALQNLTLKLPVTINKFFQPTEMLSQEFFQRWKQLSQPQQEAQKIFKAGHGIDTEVVKAKLLGLGTALLENVDPNPENFVCAGVIQTKAQQVGCLLRLEPNAQAQMYRLTLRSSKDTVSKRLCELLSEQF; this is encoded by the exons GTAAGAGCAAAGAAGCTGAGATCAAGCGTATCAACAAGGAGCTGGCCAACATCCGCTCCAAGTTCAAGGGTGACAAAGCTTTGGATGGCTACAGCAAGAAGAAGTATGTCTGCAAGCTGCTCTTCATCTTTCTGCTGGGCCATGACATTGATTTTGGACACATGGAGGCGGTCAACCTGCTCAGCTCCAACAAGTACACTGAAAAACAGATT ggtTATCTGTTCATCTCTGTTTTGGTGAACAGCAACAGTGAGCTGATCCGGCTGATCAACAACGCCATTAAGAATGACCTGTCCAGCAGGAACCCCACCTTCATGTGTCTGGCCCTGCACTGCATCGCCAATGTGGGCAGCCGTGAGATGGCCGAGGCCTTCGCCGGAGAGATCCCACGCATCTTAGTGGCAGG ggACACCATGGACAGTGTGAAGCAGTCGGCAGCCCTGTGTCTGCTGCGCCTCTACAAGACGTGCCCGGACCTGGTGCTCATGGGTGAATGGACATCCAGAGTTGTACATCTGCTCAATGACCAACACATg GGTGTGGTAACTGCAGCCATCTCCCTCATCACCTGCCTCAGTCAGAAGAATCCAGATGAGTTTAAGACCTGTGTATCCCTGGCTGTATCACGTCTCAGCAGG ATTGTGTCATCAGCTTCCACTGACCTGCAGGACTACACCTATTACTTTGTGCCGGCACCCTGGCTCTCCTGCAAGCTGCTGCGGCTGCTGCAGTGCTACCCCCCGCCAGAGGATGGCGCCGTCAAAGGCCGGCTGGTGGAGTGCCTAGAGACCATTCTGAACAAAGCCCAGGAGCCGCCCAAGTCCAAGAAGGTCCAGCATTCCAACGCCAAAAACGCCATTCTCTTTGAGGCCATTGCTCTCATTATCCACTATGACAG TGAGCCCAATCTGCTGGTGCGCGCCTGTAACCAGCTGGGCCAGTTCCTGCAGCACAGAGAGACCAACCTGCGCTACCTGGCCCTGGAGAGCATGTGCACGCTGGCCAGCTCCGAGTTCTCCCACGAGGCCGTCAAAACACACATCGAGACAGTCATCAACGCACTCAAG acTGAGAGAGATGTGAGTGTGCGCCAGAGGGCTGCTGACCTCCTCTACGCCATGTGTGACCGTAGCAACGCCAAACAGATTGTTGCCGAGATGCTGAGTTACCTGGAGACTGCCGACTATTCAATCCGAGAGGAAATG GTGCTGAAGGTGGCCATTCTGGCTGAGAAGTATGCTGTGGACTACTCCTGGTATGTGGACACCATCCTCAACCTGATCCGCATCGCGGGAGATTACGTCAGTGAGGAGGTCTGGTACCGTGTCATTCAGATCGTCATCAACCGAGATGACGTGCAGGGCTATGCTGCCAAGACTGTGTTTGAG GCCCTCCAGGCCCCAGCCTGCCACGAGAACATGGTGAAGGTCGGAGGTTACATCCTAGGAGAGTTCGGTAACCTCATCGCTGGTGACCCGCGGTCCAG CCCCCTGGTGCAGTTCAACCTGCTGCACTCCAAGTTCCACCTGTGCTCGGTCCCCACGCGGGCACTGCTGCTCTCGGCTTACATCAAGTTCATCAACCTGTTCCCCGAGACCAAAAGCACCATCCAGGAGGTGCTGCGCTGCGACAGCCAGATCCGCAACAGCGACGTGGAACTGCAGCAGCGCGCAGTCGAGTACCTCAAGCTCTCCTCCATCGCCAGCACTGACGTCCTG gccaCTGTTCTGGAGGAGATGCCTCCGTTCCCTGAGAGGGAGTCGTCCATCCTGGCCaagctgaagaagaagaaggggcCGGGGGCTGTGTCTGTGAATGAGCTGGAGGATgccaagagagagggaggagagctgaacggaggaggagagagggcggACACTTCTGCTATGGCTGCGTCCAACGCT TCCACGCCCTCTCCATCTGCTGACCTGCTCGGTCTCCGCCCAGCCCCTGCAGTTGGCTCAGCTCCTCCCAGTACTGGCAGCCTATTGGTCGATGTGTTTTCAGAGGGGTCGGCTGCGCCCAGCGCAGGTGTCAATGACGACGGCTTCCTGAG ctctgctcctcctcctgctgtctCTGAGGAACCTGCTCCCCCTCTGCCTGAAGCAGAAGAGCTACTCAACAA GTTTGTGTGTAAGAATAACGGAGTCCTGTTTGAGAACCAGCTGCTGCAGATTGGAATCAAGTCTGAGTATCGCCAGAACCTGG GGAGAATGTACTTATTCTACGGCAATAAGACTTCAGTGCAGTTTGTCAGCTTCTCCACTACAGTGTCCTGCCCAGGTGAACTGCCGACTC AGCTGAATTTGCAGACTAAAACAGTGGAGCCTCTGATTGAGGGCGGTGCCCAGGTGCAGCAGGTGGTCAACATCGAGTGTCTGACTGATTTCGTTGATGCGCCGCTTCTCAACATCAAGTTCAG GTATGGTGGAGCCCTGCAGAATCTCACCCTCAAGCTTCCCGTCACCATCAACAAGTTCTTCCAGCCCACTGAGATGTTATCACAGGAGTTCTTTCAGCGCTGGAAACAGCTCAgcca GCCTCAGCAAGAGGCACAGAAGATCTTCAAGGCTGGCCATGGCATTGACACAGAAGTGGTCAAAGCCAAG TTGTTGGGCCTTGGGACGGCCCTGTTGGAGAACGTGGACCCTAACCCAGAGAACTTTGTGTGCGCTGGAGTCATCCAGACCAAGGCCCAGCAGGTGGGCTGCCTACTCAGACTGGAGCCCAATGCCCAAGCTCAG ATGTACCGCTTGACTCTGCGCAGCAGTAAGGACACCGTCTCCAAGCGTCTTTGTGAGCTGCTGTCGGAACAGTTCTAG